A genomic segment from Pseudomonas sessilinigenes encodes:
- a CDS encoding purine-nucleoside phosphorylase has translation MRGIQKVSWIVGLGAVLATGAWANEAPIKPKVVLISMFAPEAQNWIERLELKHKVRVPGLAGEYPDISCSNDQQVCLLTTGMGQTNAAASTLALAMSPKFDLRKSYFLIAGIAGISPHQGTIGTAAWAHYLVEFGTQWELDSRDAPKEWPTGYLGINTKGPNEKPPLDYKTEVFELNPKLQAKAFALSQKVTLSESKESAAWRLKYPQAPANQPPVVTRCDTLAGNTWFSGTRLSERAEVWTRLLTDNKGVYCTTQQEDNSTYEALLRASREGLVDVQRLAVLRAGSDFDRPAPGASEVDNLLKYADQGGFVPALENLYRAGNPLVQDILKNWSSWEHGVPQ, from the coding sequence ATGCGCGGCATTCAGAAAGTTTCGTGGATAGTGGGCCTGGGCGCGGTGCTGGCCACCGGGGCCTGGGCCAATGAGGCGCCGATCAAGCCCAAGGTGGTGCTGATCAGCATGTTCGCTCCGGAAGCGCAGAACTGGATCGAGCGCCTGGAACTCAAGCACAAGGTACGGGTACCGGGGTTGGCGGGAGAATATCCGGATATCAGCTGCAGCAACGACCAGCAGGTGTGCCTGCTGACCACCGGCATGGGCCAGACCAACGCCGCGGCCTCGACCCTGGCCCTGGCGATGTCGCCGAAGTTCGACCTGCGCAAGAGTTACTTCCTGATTGCCGGGATTGCCGGCATCAGCCCGCATCAAGGCACCATCGGCACCGCGGCCTGGGCCCATTACCTGGTGGAGTTCGGCACCCAGTGGGAGCTCGACTCCCGTGATGCACCCAAGGAGTGGCCGACCGGCTACCTGGGGATCAACACCAAGGGCCCCAATGAGAAGCCGCCCCTGGACTACAAGACCGAAGTGTTCGAGCTCAACCCGAAACTCCAGGCCAAGGCGTTTGCCCTGAGCCAGAAGGTGACCTTGAGCGAAAGCAAGGAATCAGCGGCCTGGCGCCTCAAGTACCCCCAGGCTCCGGCCAACCAGCCGCCGGTAGTCACCCGCTGCGACACCCTGGCCGGCAATACCTGGTTCTCCGGTACGCGCTTGAGCGAACGGGCCGAGGTCTGGACCCGCTTGCTCACCGACAACAAGGGCGTTTACTGCACCACCCAGCAGGAAGACAACTCCACCTACGAGGCGCTGCTGCGGGCCAGTCGCGAAGGCCTGGTGGACGTCCAGCGCCTGGCGGTACTGCGCGCCGGCTCGGACTTCGACCGCCCAGCCCCCGGTGCCAGCGAAGTGGACAACCTGCTCAAGTACGCCGACCAGGGCGGTTTCGTGCCGGCGCTGGAAAACCTCTACCGGGCCGGCAACCCACTGGTGCAAGACATCCTCAAGAACTGGTCGAGCTGGGAACACGGCGTCCCGCAGTGA
- a CDS encoding quinone oxidoreductase family protein: MKALQFSATGDLASLQLVELPTPVAGPGQVLVRIKAAGLNPSDVKNVLGRFPYTTLPRIPGRDFAGVVEQGPDDLIGQEVWGTGRDLGFFADGSHAQYVVLSARGVALKPRHLSFAQAASLGVPYTTAWDALERSGVVAGTRLLVIGGGAVATAALALAKVRGAQVLAAARRPEQVQALQAQGYPALQLAQPENLAIQVGEHYAGGAEVIFDTTGFWLPAAVPALATFGRIAIIAAPVDGHVQLPALALYRKGGSVVGINSLLYGVEECAAMLEQFGRYFDEGLLPLPEGLLESPLEQGLERYAEVNQGGGDKVILIP, translated from the coding sequence ATGAAAGCATTGCAATTTTCCGCCACCGGCGACCTCGCATCCTTGCAACTGGTGGAGCTCCCGACCCCGGTGGCCGGCCCTGGCCAGGTGCTGGTACGGATCAAGGCAGCGGGCCTGAATCCCAGCGATGTGAAGAACGTCCTCGGGCGTTTTCCCTACACCACGTTGCCACGGATTCCCGGACGGGATTTCGCCGGGGTGGTGGAGCAGGGGCCGGACGACTTGATCGGCCAGGAAGTCTGGGGCACCGGCAGGGACCTGGGTTTTTTCGCCGACGGCAGTCATGCCCAGTACGTGGTGTTGTCGGCCAGGGGCGTGGCGCTCAAGCCCCGGCACCTGAGCTTTGCCCAGGCCGCGAGCCTCGGTGTGCCCTATACCACCGCCTGGGATGCCCTGGAGCGTAGCGGTGTGGTGGCCGGTACCCGGCTGTTGGTGATCGGCGGCGGCGCCGTGGCCACTGCGGCCCTGGCCCTGGCCAAGGTTCGTGGCGCCCAGGTGCTGGCGGCGGCGCGTCGACCGGAGCAAGTGCAGGCATTGCAGGCCCAGGGTTATCCGGCGCTGCAACTGGCGCAGCCGGAGAACCTCGCGATCCAGGTGGGCGAGCATTATGCCGGTGGCGCCGAGGTGATCTTCGACACCACTGGCTTCTGGTTGCCGGCAGCGGTGCCGGCCTTGGCCACGTTCGGCCGGATCGCCATCATCGCCGCGCCGGTGGATGGCCATGTGCAGTTGCCGGCGCTGGCCCTGTATCGCAAGGGCGGCTCGGTAGTGGGGATCAATTCGTTGCTGTATGGCGTCGAGGAATGCGCGGCGATGCTGGAGCAGTTCGGTCGCTATTTCGATGAAGGTTTGTTGCCGCTGCCCGAGGGATTGCTTGAATCGCCACTGGAGCAGGGGCTGGAGCGCTATGCCGAGGTCAATCAGGGCGGCGGCGACAAGGTGATCCTGATTCCTTGA
- a CDS encoding nucleoside-specific channel-forming protein Tsx, producing MHATSRPTARSYPRSVSLLLGIVTGLLSPALLAQPATQDESAQGEGLSKDVQPAKPGAYLSDWYNQDLMLIGSKDISFGPRPADDVYLEYEYFGRKGPFELYGYIDLPKILNIGNSHDKGVWDHGSPLFMEHEPRISIDYLAGRSLAIGPIKEWYVAFDWIYDHGSRTANRANTLYSGLGTDIDTHSRVNLSANFYGRYQWENYGASNEYSWDGYRAQLKYIVPIDKFSNGASLTYIGFTNFDFGSDLHKDNPARTANATVATNVLLYSFTHLRFTLVGRYFHNGGNWEDGSVLNFGDGEFRARSNGWGYYAGVGYQF from the coding sequence ATGCATGCCACTTCCAGGCCCACCGCGCGCTCGTACCCACGCAGCGTTTCCCTGCTACTGGGCATCGTTACCGGACTACTCAGCCCTGCCCTGTTGGCCCAACCCGCCACCCAGGACGAATCGGCCCAGGGCGAAGGCCTGAGCAAGGACGTGCAACCGGCCAAACCCGGTGCCTACCTTTCCGACTGGTACAACCAGGACCTGATGCTGATCGGCAGCAAGGACATCAGCTTCGGCCCCCGTCCGGCGGACGACGTCTACCTGGAATACGAATACTTCGGACGCAAGGGGCCATTCGAGCTGTATGGCTACATCGACCTGCCGAAGATCCTCAATATCGGCAACAGCCACGACAAGGGCGTCTGGGACCATGGCTCGCCGCTGTTCATGGAACACGAACCGCGCATCTCCATCGACTACCTGGCCGGCCGCAGCCTGGCCATCGGCCCGATCAAGGAGTGGTATGTAGCCTTCGACTGGATCTACGACCACGGCAGCCGCACCGCCAACCGCGCCAACACCCTGTACAGCGGCCTGGGCACCGACATCGACACCCATTCGCGGGTCAACCTGTCCGCCAACTTCTACGGTCGCTACCAGTGGGAAAACTATGGCGCCAGCAATGAGTACTCCTGGGACGGCTACCGCGCCCAGCTCAAGTACATCGTGCCCATCGACAAATTCAGCAACGGCGCGTCGCTGACCTACATCGGCTTTACCAACTTCGACTTTGGCTCCGACCTGCACAAGGACAACCCGGCCCGCACGGCCAACGCCACGGTGGCCACCAACGTGCTGCTGTACTCCTTCACCCACTTGCGCTTTACCCTGGTGGGCCGCTATTTCCACAACGGCGGCAACTGGGAGGACGGCAGCGTGCTGAATTTTGGCGACGGTGAGTTCCGCGCCCGCTCAAACGGCTGGGGCTACTACGCCGGGGTCGGCTACCAGTTCTAG
- a CDS encoding DUF1427 family protein yields the protein MNYLMSLAAGLLVGLLYGALQVRSPAPPAIALVGLLGMLGGEQLWPLGRQLFSQWWS from the coding sequence ATGAATTACCTGATGTCCCTGGCAGCCGGCCTGTTGGTCGGGCTGCTCTACGGTGCCTTGCAGGTGCGTTCCCCGGCACCGCCGGCCATCGCCCTGGTGGGGCTGCTGGGCATGCTCGGTGGCGAACAACTGTGGCCCCTGGGCCGCCAACTGTTCAGCCAGTGGTGGTCCTGA
- a CDS encoding AraC family transcriptional regulator: protein MALAAPPDLSDTAIPVQPLARTYPRGLFVEPHEHDWGQLLYAMSGVMWVETPQEALVVPPQRAVWLPPGVVHGIRVVSDLQMRNIYLRPSLAATLDARVQVLQVDTLLRELIVRLVELEPPQPDYYEALVGLALLELQRARRSELKIVLPDAADRRLCSLCQAVMAAPSLEISFEQHAEAVGASVRTLARLFKERLGLGFAEWRRQVQLATAAAELIQGVPVSRIARELGYSPSSFSDMFRRELGVAPSQYVAGQPSA from the coding sequence ATGGCCCTAGCCGCACCTCCCGATCTTTCGGATACCGCGATTCCCGTACAACCCCTGGCGCGCACCTACCCGCGCGGGCTGTTCGTCGAGCCCCACGAGCACGACTGGGGCCAGTTGCTGTATGCCATGAGCGGGGTGATGTGGGTCGAGACGCCCCAGGAGGCCCTGGTGGTGCCGCCGCAACGGGCGGTCTGGTTGCCGCCGGGTGTGGTCCATGGCATCCGCGTGGTCAGCGACCTGCAGATGCGCAACATCTACCTGCGCCCGTCCCTGGCGGCGACCCTGGATGCCAGGGTCCAGGTGCTGCAAGTGGATACCTTGCTGCGGGAGTTGATCGTGCGCCTGGTGGAGCTCGAACCGCCCCAGCCTGACTACTACGAGGCCCTGGTGGGCCTGGCCCTGTTGGAGCTGCAACGGGCCCGGCGCTCGGAGTTGAAGATCGTCTTGCCCGATGCCGCCGACCGGCGCCTGTGCAGCCTGTGCCAGGCGGTGATGGCGGCGCCGTCCCTGGAGATTTCCTTCGAGCAGCATGCCGAGGCCGTCGGGGCCAGCGTGCGCACCCTGGCGCGGCTGTTCAAGGAACGCCTGGGCCTGGGCTTTGCCGAATGGCGGCGCCAGGTGCAATTGGCCACGGCGGCGGCGGAGCTGATCCAGGGCGTGCCGGTCAGCCGGATCGCCCGGGAGCTGGGTTACTCCCCCAGCAGTTTCAGCGACATGTTCCGCCGCGAGCTGGGTGTCGCCCCCTCGCAGTACGTCGCTGGCCAGCCCTCGGCCTGA